The following DNA comes from Gottschalkia purinilytica.
CTAGTCCCCAGCTAGCATTTATCATTATTTCATTAGAGTTGCTTGTTATAGGGTTTGCAGTAAACATAACCCCAGCTATTTTACTATTAACCATTTTTTGAACTACAACACTTAGTGAAACTTCTCCATGGTCAAATCCTTGATCTTGTCTATAGTATATAGCTCTTGCAGTCCATAATGATGCCCAACATCTTTTTATATGTCTCTTAACTTCTTCTATTCCACTTATGTGTAAATAAGTATCTTGTTGTCCAGCAAATGAAGCTTCTGGTAAATCTTCTGCTGTAGCAGAACTTCTTATAGCAACTTGAGGATCTTCTAAATTAACTCTTTTGCTGAAGTCTTCGTAAGCTTTTACTATATCTTCTTCTATATCTTTAGGTATTTCAGCTCTTATAACTAATGCTCTTATTTCAGCACTTTTAGTTTGTAGTTGAGCTGAATCTTCAACGTCTAAATCTTTTAATATCTCTATTATTTCACTTTGTAAGTTTGACTTTTCTATAAAGTCACTGTATGCTGATGCAGTTACACAAAATCCTGGTGGAACATCTACTCCCTTTATTGTTAGTTCTCCTAAATTAGCTCCTTTTCCACCAACTACAGGAATATCTTCTTTATTTATTTCATTAAACCATTTTATATAGTTATATATGCTCATTTTAACTCCCCTTTCCTCAATTTTATATATATATTATAGCATATTCATTTAAATGTGCCATACTTTTTTATGTTTTTTTGTAGTACATAAATTTATATAGACTTTAAAGTAGTATAGATCATTTAATCTATAACTATTACAGCAGTATTGTCAACTTCTGACCAATCATATACAAATTTAGCATGACTTGTATAGTTTCTTACACACTTATGAGTTCTTGGAATAGTACCTATTGTATATAGATATTCTTTAGTTTCAGAGGTATAATCTTTTTCATCTTCATAATTTATAGGAACTCCATGTACATATGCTCCAGCTGTAAATCTAGTAGCATATGGTGCATATCCTTCTAAGTCTCCTGTTTTATCATTTAAATAATACATCTTATCCTTTTTTTCTAATACTTTAAATGTTCCACTTGGAGTCTCGTACTTATATTTCTCTTTTACACCTGTACTAGCTAAAGTATAAGTTATTAAAGTCCACGTATCACCTGATTTTTCAAATAATGCTTCATTTTGATTTGTAGTATCTACAATTATAACTTTTTTTAATTCTCTAATATTATTTTCAAAAGATACGTAATTTTTAGGTATCCAATATTCTCCTTCATACTGTAAGCTTCTTACTTTAAAAAATTCATTATTTTCATCTATGATAAATACAACCATTCCATCTGGAAAATATCTAAAATCATTTTTATTTTCTAGATTATAGTATGCTGGAGCACTTTGATAGGCTTGTATACCATATTTATCTATATCTTTCCCATTTAATAAAGGAGCTTTCCCATTTGCATCTTTATAGTTAGAGATATATCCATATCTATTATTACTAATTTGGTCTTCAAAGTTTCTTATATGTTCAATCATATCATAAAATTTGAATGATCTTGCTTCTCCATTATCAACTGGTATAACTCCATATTGAATATTACTATCTTCATTCCAAGATACTACATACCAATTTTCTTTATCTTTTTTATTTTTGTAAGATGATACTTTGCCTTCTAACTTTAATCTAGATAAGTACTCAGCTTTTTTTATTATTTCTGAGTTAATATTATTGCTTTTATATATTTTAGCCTCTTTAGAAGTTATAAGCAAATAGTCAAAAGGCATAATATATTTATTATA
Coding sequences within:
- a CDS encoding L,D-transpeptidase, with product MRKKAIILFALTIVMILVSCNTKGNNKYKAPKTSKQNKYNEKNISKNINIDPNINFFPIKDDNDMTNDIISNRGKSPDITLNSINNIRNQTLTDNLYSENLVEKYETKVPEDIAIDIKYNKYIMPFDYLLITSKEAKIYKSNNINSEIIKKAEYLSRLKLEGKVSSYKNKKDKENWYVVSWNEDSNIQYGVIPVDNGEARSFKFYDMIEHIRNFEDQISNNRYGYISNYKDANGKAPLLNGKDIDKYGIQAYQSAPAYYNLENKNDFRYFPDGMVVFIIDENNEFFKVRSLQYEGEYWIPKNYVSFENNIRELKKVIIVDTTNQNEALFEKSGDTWTLITYTLASTGVKEKYKYETPSGTFKVLEKKDKMYYLNDKTGDLEGYAPYATRFTAGAYVHGVPINYEDEKDYTSETKEYLYTIGTIPRTHKCVRNYTSHAKFVYDWSEVDNTAVIVID